CAGGTTGCTGGCCCGGCCGCCGCCGGCATGGCCCAGGCAGAGCCGCAGATCGCGCCAGCGTTCGTGTTCGAGCAGCGCGCGCCAGTGCTTGGGGTGGGCGTTCAGGCCTTTCTTTTCCTTCGTCTGGAAGCCGATGGGCGTGCAATGCACGAACACCGGAATATCGCCGGCGATGCAGTAGTCGAAGAACGCCGCCACCCGGCTCTCCAGCACGGGGTCGGCGTTGCCGATGGGCAGGTAGCCCAGCGCCGGATAGAACTTGAAGCCCAGGAAGCCGTGCGCGATCGCGGTGTCGGCCAGTTGCCGCCAATTGTCGCGCCGGGGATCGAAGGCGGAAAAGCCGAACATCGATTGCGGGTTGTCCTGCTTGAGCTGCTCCATCTTCCGCAGCTGTTCGGGGAAGGGATAGCGCGGCGGCTTGGGCACCGGATAGGCCAGCTGCATGTCCATCATCATGTGCAGCACCTGGATGTTGCCGGCGCCGAGCTTGTCGTAGCTGGACAGCAGCTGCTTGAGCACGGCCTTCTCCGACTTCAGCATGGTCAGGAAGAACTCCAGGTAGTTCTCTACGTGGCTGCCCCAGGCGAACTTGTCCATCAGGTCCGTGGCCGCGCGCAGCGCCTTGCGAATCACGCGCCGGGCCCAACCAAGCACGTCGACGATCCGTGGCGCGGCGCCCAGTTCCTTGAATGAGGTCACGGGTTCGTGCAGCGGCAACGGGTCCGGGTCGATCCAGCCCTCGGCGGCGTAGTCGATGCTCGCCAGCTGATCAATGATCCCCACGAGTTCCTCCGACAGCCCCGGTTCGGCAGGCGCGTCGTCCCATGGCTGGTCAAGCAGGTCCGCGGGGCTGCGCCCGGCGATCATGTCGGCCGGCACCCGCTCCATCAGGCCGGCGCGGACGACGTCCCAGATCTGCTCCAGATAGTGCTCGTCCGCGTCCTCGGGCGTGAAGGGCAGCGGATGGTCCGCGCGCAGATCCTGGGCGTCCGCATACGAGGAACCGGCCAGTGCGTACAGCAGCTGCGCGACGTAGTCCGCGAGCTTGCTTTCGTCTTTCTTCATTGCGCTGGCGATCACGCTTTCCAGCGGCAGATACCGGGCATTGAACAGATGGGTATGCAGATCCACGACACGGGCAGGCAGGTTCATGCGAGTGCTCCTCGGGATGGGGAATGGCAGTCTAGCGCGGGCATGGCGACCCGCATGCGGACGGACGTTAGGGGCAGGGAAAATCCCGATGGGCGACGTCTTGTCGACATTCCAGCGGGGCATGACGCCGTCCGCGCGGGAATGGCCAGCGCCGGCTTGCGCCAGGTCATGCGGGGCGCGTCCGGCGGGCGCTGCCCGACCCGCCCAACGGGCGGCGTCCGGTAAGATCGCAGGCGAGCCGGGCTTGTGCCTGCCCGTTCCTTTCCTTGCCCGGCGCCGCGCGCGCCGCCGCTCCCGTCCCGTGACTCCGCCACCATGACTCAATCCGCTTTCGAACTTCCGCCCGACCTGCTCGCCTTCCTGCGCAGCCCGCCGGCCTCGGCCGCCGAGCGCGACACGCCCGATGTGTTCTTCGACCGGCCCGAGATCGGCCGCCTGTACGCCCAGGCGCAGGAACCCGGGCAGACGGAAGCGGTGCTGTCCGCCTGCGCCGCGCTGCTGCCCGAGGTGCATCCCAACCGCGCGTCGCTGCTGGCGCTGATGGGCGGCGCGCTGGTCGAGGACGGCGCCGACCCGGCCATCCTGTTTCCCGCCTGCCATGCCTTGCTGGACGTCTGGCTGCAGGAGCTGGAGCCGTACTGCGCCGAGGAGGTCGACGAGGACGACGACGAGGCCGAGCCCGAGGAAGTGCAGGCCTGGGCCGACGCGCAGGCGCGCATGAAGGCCGTGCCGCAGGAGCGCCGCTGGGAGGTCGAGACCTTGCAGCAGGCCGTTGAACTGCTGGTGCTGCCCATGATGGCGATGGTGCTGCGCGACGAGCGCAACCACCGGGCCTTCCTGGCGGACGACGCCTTGCAGGCGCGGATCTACCGCCTGAACCGCAACGGCAGCCTGCCGTTCGAGCAGCTGCACTACCTGTGGCTGGCCGCGAACATGAGCTACGAGGACGAGCTGGTGGTGGTGCTGCCGGCGTCGGGCACGGGCTTCGTGGCGCGGGCGCACGCGGTGAACAACGGGTTCCATGCCTTCACGCTGCTGCAGAACCTGATCCGCGAACACGGCCAGGCGCTGGGCGTGCGCCAGGCCATCGTGGACCGCGCGCCGCCGTCGGAAGACAACGACAGCGACACGGCGGATTTCCTGTGGCTGCAGGCGCAGGCCTACGCGGGCGGTGAGCTGGTCAACGAGCTGGCCTGGTCCTGGGGCGAGGCGCCCTTGCGCGCCAATGCGCAGAAGCACGGCAAGCGCGTGCTGATCGGCCTGGACAAGGGCGACGCGTGCAGCCGCAGCTGGGCCGGTTTCCTGGGCGCCTGCCATGACGCGCAGAATCCGCACGTCGCCTTCAAGCGCTACCTGACGCCGGAGGAAGTGGCGTCGTACCTGCAATGAGCGGGCGCATGACGGCCAGGACAACGGGGGCGCGCGGATGAGCGGCGTGCCCGATTCCATCGTCGCCCTGCTGCGCGAGGCCGGCTGGCAGGCGCCGCCCGACGACGGCGCGCGGGATCCGGCGGGCGAGCGCCTGCTGGCGTCGCTGGCCGGCCTGTCGCTGGGCAAGACCGGCGCGGGACGGGAAACCGCCGCCAGCGACGTGGCGTTCTATGAACGGCCCTGCGAGCCGGACGAGGACGAATCGCTGGAAGGCCTGCCCTGGCGCGGCCGCACCGGGCCGCTGCGGGCGGTGGCCGACGCGCATCACAACCACATGATCGTGCTGCTGGATGCCGCCGGCGCGGCTTATGTCTATACGGTGCCGGACGGCAAGCTCTATAGGCTGGGCGCGTCGCTGGGCGAGGCGCTGGAACGGCTGCTGCTGGGCATCGGCTACGGTCCGGCGATAGACGAGGACGACTGACGCGGCACGGCGCGGGGCCGGACCGCTGCCGCGTCTGAATCGGCAGGCTCGGCCCCCGCCGCCGGGCGCGCCCGCGCCGACGGCCTCAGCCCGCGTCCTGCGCCATGTTCTCGCCCGTCGCGAACAGGTCCACCAGCGTGCGCCGCAGCCAGCGCTGGGCCGGCACGGTGTCGTTGCGCTGGTGCCAGAACAGCGTGATGGTGCGCGGCGGCGCGTGCATGGGCAGCGGCACGGCGCGCAGGTAGGGCGCATGCGGCGTCAACGCGCCCAGGTGCAGCGGCAGCACGGCGATCAGGTCGGTGTGGCGCAGCATTTCATAGGCCACGTTGTAGTGGTTGACCAGCGCGGCCACGTCGCGCGACAGGCCGCGCGCCGACAGGTACATGTCGTAGGACGGCAGCGTCTGGCCTCCCAGGCTCACGTCCACGTGGCGCGCCGACAGAAAGGCGCGCGTGCTCAGGCGCTTCATGCCGGCCAGCGGGTGATCGTGGCGCATGAAGCAGGCGTACTCCACCAGCCAGAGCGAGCGCGAGCGGATATGGCCCGGGTACTGGGCTTCGTTGACGTAGGCGCTGAGCACGCAGTCGGCGCGGTTCTCTTCCAGCTGTTCCGGGATTTCCAGCAGCGTGTTGGGCACGGCGCGCACGCGCGCCTGCGGCGCAGACTGCTCCAGCCGCCCGAACAGCGGCGGCAGCACGATGCCCGCGATGTAGTCGGACATCGACAGGCTGAACTCCATCGTGGCGCGGGCCGGGTCGAAGGCTTCGGCGTCGAGCGCGCCGCGCATGCGGTCCAGCGCCTCGCCCAGCTCGCTCCACAGCACGGCGGCGCGCTGGGTGGGAATGACGCCATTGCCGGCGCGCACGAACAGCGGGTCGTCCAGGCTGTCGCGCAGCCGCGCCAGCGCATTGCTGACGGCGGGCTGGGTCATGCAAAGTGCATTGGCCGCGCGCGTCACGCTGCCTTCGGTCATCAAGGCCTCGAAGACCTTCAGCAGGTTCAGGTCCAGCGTGCGGAAGCTCATGGCAGGTCATTCACATTGGTGATGTGGGGCATCATAACTATAAATTGGATAGATAGATTTGCGCATGCCTATCATGCGGTTCCTGGTCAAGAACAGTACGGCTGAAGCCGTCGATTGCAAGGGGAATTCCGCATGTCCATGATCTCGGCGCGCATCGAGCGCCTGCCGTTCGCGCATTTTCACAAACACCTGCTGCTGATGGGCGGCCTGGGCTATATGTTCGATGCCATGGACGCCGCCGTGCTGGCGTTCATCCTGCCCGTGCTGCGGGTGGAATGGGGCCTGACCAGCGTGCAGATCGGGCTGCTGGGCAGCAGCACCTTCATCGGATTTTTCTTTGGCGCGCTGCTGGCCGGCACGCTGGGCGACCTGATCGGCCGGCGCGCGGTGATGATGTGGGCGCTGGCGCTGTACTGCGTGGCCTCGCTGGTCAGCGCCTGGGTCGACAGCTGGCCGCCGTTCTTCGCGGCGCGGGTGATCGCCGGCATGGGCACGGGTGCGGAAAGCGCCATCATCGCGCCCTATCTGGCGGAGTTCGTGGCGCGGCGCTTTCGCGGCAGCTTCACCGGCGCGCTGGCGGGCTTCTTCTCGTTCGGCTTCGTGGCCGCCGCGCTGCTGGGCTATTTCATCGTGCCGGCGCATGCCAGCGGCTGGCGCATCGTGCTGGTGATCACGGCGCTGCCGGTGGTGATGCTGCTGTGGTGGCGCCGCGCGCTGCCCGAATCGCCGCGCTGGCTGGAGAGCCGTGGCCGGACCGCCGAGGCCGAGGCCGTGCTGGACCGCATCGAAGCCGATTTCCGACGGCGCGGCGCCACGCTGGCCGAGCCCCGGCCCGAGCCCGAGGCGCCGCCGCGCGGCGCGGCCAGCCTCGGGTCCAATTTCGCGCTGCTGCTGCAGGGCCGGCAGACGCGCATCACGCTGATGACCTGGATCATGTGGCTGTCGATCACCTTCAGCTACTACTCGTTCTTCGTGTGGATCCCGGGCCTGCTGGTCGAGAGCGGCATGAGCATGACCAAGAGCTTCGGCTATTCGCTGGCGATCTACTGCGCGCAGGTGCCGGGCTATTTCAGCGCGGCCTGGTTCAACGAGAAGATCGGCCGCCAGGCCACCATCGCCAGCTACATGCTGCTGGGCGGCGCGGGCGCGCTGGGGCTGGCGCTGGCCAAGACGGACGGCCAGATCATGCTGGCCGGCATCATCATGTCCTTCTTCATGAACGGCACCTACGCCGGCGTCTATGCCTACACCGCCGAGGTCTTTCCGACGGCGGTGCGCACCACCGGCGCGGGGCTGGCCTCGGCCATCGGCCGGCTGGGCGCCATCGCCTCGCCCGTGCTGGTGGGCTATCTGTATCCCAAGTTTGGCTTCCTGGGCGTGTTCGGCACCACCACGGTGACGCTGGTGCTGGGCGCGCTGGTGGTGCTGGTGATGGGTGTGCCCACGCGCGGCCGCTCGCTGGAAGCCATCGCGGCGGGAGAGGTGAAATGAGCGGCGCGCGTCCCTTCCGTCCCGCCGTGGCGGTGCCGGCCTTGAATGCCGTGGCCCGCGCCCATGAGGCGCCCTCCCAGCCGCAGGCCGTGTTCGCCGCCGTGGACCACGCGCTGGCCGGCGAGATCGGCCACCGGCTGTTCACCATCCTGTCCTACGACCCGGACAGCGGCGTGGCCACGCGGCTGTATTCGAACCTGCCCGACGCCTACCCCGCGGGCGGCAGCAAGACCGTGATGCCAGGGCCGTGGACCGACACGGTGCTGGCGCGCGGCGAGTGCTACATCGGCTACACGCCGGACGACCTGCGCAGCGTCTTCGCCGATCACGAATTGATCGCCTCGCTGGACTGCCAGAGCGTGCTGAACGTGCCGATCCGCTGGCGCGGCCGCACCTGGGGATCGCTCAACCTGCTGCACGCCGAGCGTTGGTACGGTCCGGACGACGCCATCGCCTGCCGGCCCTATGCGCAGCTGGTGCTGCCGGCGCTGTGCTGCGCCTGAGCGCGGCGCCTTCATATGTCCATAGGCCGGGCTGATACGCCCGGCCCTTCACTTGCCAATATCGGGAGCATCATGGAAAGCACATTGTTCAAGAACGCCGCGTTGCTGGATCCGGCCCGGCCCGAGCTGCTGGAGGACCACGACGTGCTGGTCGAGAACGGCCTGGTCAAGGAAGTCTCGGACCGACCGCTGTCGGCCGCGTCGGCGCGCGTCATCGACCTGAAGGGCAAGACGCTGATGCCGGGCCTGATCGATCTGCACGTGCATGTGATCGCGGTGCAGCTGAACCTGCCGCAGCAGATGGCCATGCCCAATGTGCTGGTGGCGTTCCGCTCGGCGCCGATCCTGCGCGACATGCTGCGCCGGGGCTACACCACCGTGCGCGACGCCGGCGGCGCCGGCCATGCCTTCAAGGTGGCGGTGGAGCAGGGGCTGGTGCAGGGGCCGCGCCTGTTCGTGTCGGGCCGGGCGCTGAGCCAGACCGGCGGCCACGGCGACGGCCGTCCGCGCAGCGATTTCATGCCGGGCGATTCGCCGTGTCCCTGCTGCGTGCGGGTGGGCGCGCTGGCGCGCGTGGCCGACG
The Achromobacter sp. AONIH1 DNA segment above includes these coding regions:
- a CDS encoding amidohydrolase family protein translates to MNLPARVVDLHTHLFNARYLPLESVIASAMKKDESKLADYVAQLLYALAGSSYADAQDLRADHPLPFTPEDADEHYLEQIWDVVRAGLMERVPADMIAGRSPADLLDQPWDDAPAEPGLSEELVGIIDQLASIDYAAEGWIDPDPLPLHEPVTSFKELGAAPRIVDVLGWARRVIRKALRAATDLMDKFAWGSHVENYLEFFLTMLKSEKAVLKQLLSSYDKLGAGNIQVLHMMMDMQLAYPVPKPPRYPFPEQLRKMEQLKQDNPQSMFGFSAFDPRRDNWRQLADTAIAHGFLGFKFYPALGYLPIGNADPVLESRVAAFFDYCIAGDIPVFVHCTPIGFQTKEKKGLNAHPKHWRALLEHERWRDLRLCLGHAGGGRASNLGVSSAGWMADNDAEWRDADNFARIVADLCATYPNVYCELGYITELLDDPTARELLVANIERARAEAQQNGRPHDFLDKVAYGSDWHMPSMVDNTARYLDVFVDIMNRPAYVAHRDLFFHDTAMAYLKR
- a CDS encoding SUKH-3 domain-containing protein yields the protein MPDSIVALLREAGWQAPPDDGARDPAGERLLASLAGLSLGKTGAGRETAASDVAFYERPCEPDEDESLEGLPWRGRTGPLRAVADAHHNHMIVLLDAAGAAYVYTVPDGKLYRLGASLGEALERLLLGIGYGPAIDEDD
- a CDS encoding LysR family transcriptional regulator; its protein translation is MSFRTLDLNLLKVFEALMTEGSVTRAANALCMTQPAVSNALARLRDSLDDPLFVRAGNGVIPTQRAAVLWSELGEALDRMRGALDAEAFDPARATMEFSLSMSDYIAGIVLPPLFGRLEQSAPQARVRAVPNTLLEIPEQLEENRADCVLSAYVNEAQYPGHIRSRSLWLVEYACFMRHDHPLAGMKRLSTRAFLSARHVDVSLGGQTLPSYDMYLSARGLSRDVAALVNHYNVAYEMLRHTDLIAVLPLHLGALTPHAPYLRAVPLPMHAPPRTITLFWHQRNDTVPAQRWLRRTLVDLFATGENMAQDAG
- a CDS encoding MFS transporter, encoding MSMISARIERLPFAHFHKHLLLMGGLGYMFDAMDAAVLAFILPVLRVEWGLTSVQIGLLGSSTFIGFFFGALLAGTLGDLIGRRAVMMWALALYCVASLVSAWVDSWPPFFAARVIAGMGTGAESAIIAPYLAEFVARRFRGSFTGALAGFFSFGFVAAALLGYFIVPAHASGWRIVLVITALPVVMLLWWRRALPESPRWLESRGRTAEAEAVLDRIEADFRRRGATLAEPRPEPEAPPRGAASLGSNFALLLQGRQTRITLMTWIMWLSITFSYYSFFVWIPGLLVESGMSMTKSFGYSLAIYCAQVPGYFSAAWFNEKIGRQATIASYMLLGGAGALGLALAKTDGQIMLAGIIMSFFMNGTYAGVYAYTAEVFPTAVRTTGAGLASAIGRLGAIASPVLVGYLYPKFGFLGVFGTTTVTLVLGALVVLVMGVPTRGRSLEAIAAGEVK
- a CDS encoding GAF domain-containing protein, which produces MSGARPFRPAVAVPALNAVARAHEAPSQPQAVFAAVDHALAGEIGHRLFTILSYDPDSGVATRLYSNLPDAYPAGGSKTVMPGPWTDTVLARGECYIGYTPDDLRSVFADHELIASLDCQSVLNVPIRWRGRTWGSLNLLHAERWYGPDDAIACRPYAQLVLPALCCA